One window of Ziziphus jujuba cultivar Dongzao chromosome 5, ASM3175591v1 genomic DNA carries:
- the LOC107420738 gene encoding uncharacterized protein LOC107420738 isoform X3 translates to MALRFEVLGRFNRARAANLTLPHFLCQTPLFMPVGTQGTIKGLTTNQLEEIGCQIILGNTYHLALRPTSELIDELGGLHKFMNWPRALLTDSGGFQMVSLLHLADITEKGVTFQSPVDGKPMLLTPEESIQIQNRIGADIIMALDDVVKTTITGPRIEEAMYRTLRWIDRCIAAHKRPNEQNLFGIVQGGLDPVLSYAIGGLAGGEDKDSFWRVVAQCTAALPEDKPRYVMGVGYPLDIVVCSALGADMYDCVYPTRTARFGTALVTEGVLKLKHNVMADDTRPIDPTCACMVCKNYTRAYIHCLVTKDAMGSQLLSYHNLFYMMKLSRDLHSSIIEGRFPQFVCDFLRKMVVLYAFFSLCHIHHVISVVTGIFVYLRELSCWGQGMSGSMIVFVSIR, encoded by the exons GGACAATAAAGGGGTTAACAACCAACCAGCTTGAGGAGATCGGTTGCCAGATAATACTTGGGAACACATATCATTTGGCACTTCGTCCTACTTCCGAGCTTATTGATGAATTAGGGGGTCTGCACAAATTTATGAACTGGCCAAGAGCATTGCTTACTGACTCCGGTGGCTTTCAGATG GTATCATTATTGCATTTAGCTGATATCACTGAAAAGGGTGTAACGTTTCAG TCGCCAGTTGATGGAAAACCAATGCTCTTGACGCCTGAGGAATCGATTCAAATCCAA AACAGAATTGGAGCAGATATTATAATGGCTCTTGATGATGTAGTCAAAACCACCATTACTGGTCCAAGAATTGAGGAGGCCATGTATCGCACTCTACGATGGATAGACAGATGTATAGCAG CTCACAAGAGGCCAAATGAGCAAAACTTATTTGGTATTGTACAAGGTGGTTTGGATCCTGTATTGAG CTATGCCATTGGTGGTCTTGCAGGTGGTGAAGATAAAGATTCATTTTGGCGTGTTGTTGCCCAGTGCACTGCTGCATTACCTGAGGATAAACCACGATATGTTATG GGTGTTGGTTATCCACTGGATATTGTAGTTTGCAGCGCCTTGGGTGCTGACATGTACGACTGTGTTTATCCAACCCGTACAGCTCGCTTTGGCACAGCTCTTGTAACAGAG GGAGTATTGAAACTAAAACACAATGTGATGGCTGATGATACTCGCCCAATTGATCCTACGTGTGCTTGTATG GTGTGCAAAAATTATACTAGAGCCTACATTCATTGCCTTGTTACAAAAGATGCTATGGGCTCTCAGCTTCTATCATATCACAACCTGTTTTACATGATGAAG CTTAGCAGAGACTTACACTCCTCAATAATCGAAGGAAGATTTCCACA GTTCGTGTGCGATTTTCTGCGGAAGATGGTAGTCCTTTAtgcctttttctctctttgtcaCATTCACCATGTGATAAGTGTAGTTACGGGCATCTTTGTTTACTTGAGGGAGCTGAGTTGTTGGGGTCAGGGGATGAGTGGTTCCATGATTGTGTTTGTCAGTATTCGGTAG
- the LOC107420738 gene encoding uncharacterized protein LOC107420738 isoform X1, protein MALRFEVLGRFNRARAANLTLPHFLCQTPLFMPVGTQGTIKGLTTNQLEEIGCQIILGNTYHLALRPTSELIDELGGLHKFMNWPRALLTDSGGFQMVSLLHLADITEKGVTFQSPVDGKPMLLTPEESIQIQNRIGADIIMALDDVVKTTITGPRIEEAMYRTLRWIDRCIAAHKRPNEQNLFGIVQGGLDPVLRDICVRGLVDRNLPGYAIGGLAGGEDKDSFWRVVAQCTAALPEDKPRYVMGVGYPLDIVVCSALGADMYDCVYPTRTARFGTALVTEGVLKLKHNVMADDTRPIDPTCACMVCKNYTRAYIHCLVTKDAMGSQLLSYHNLFYMMKLSRDLHSSIIEGRFPQFVCDFLRKMVVLYAFFSLCHIHHVISVVTGIFVYLRELSCWGQGMSGSMIVFVSIR, encoded by the exons GGACAATAAAGGGGTTAACAACCAACCAGCTTGAGGAGATCGGTTGCCAGATAATACTTGGGAACACATATCATTTGGCACTTCGTCCTACTTCCGAGCTTATTGATGAATTAGGGGGTCTGCACAAATTTATGAACTGGCCAAGAGCATTGCTTACTGACTCCGGTGGCTTTCAGATG GTATCATTATTGCATTTAGCTGATATCACTGAAAAGGGTGTAACGTTTCAG TCGCCAGTTGATGGAAAACCAATGCTCTTGACGCCTGAGGAATCGATTCAAATCCAA AACAGAATTGGAGCAGATATTATAATGGCTCTTGATGATGTAGTCAAAACCACCATTACTGGTCCAAGAATTGAGGAGGCCATGTATCGCACTCTACGATGGATAGACAGATGTATAGCAG CTCACAAGAGGCCAAATGAGCAAAACTTATTTGGTATTGTACAAGGTGGTTTGGATCCTGTATTGAG AGATATTTGTGTTAGAGGCTTGGTAGATCGGAATTTGCCCGG CTATGCCATTGGTGGTCTTGCAGGTGGTGAAGATAAAGATTCATTTTGGCGTGTTGTTGCCCAGTGCACTGCTGCATTACCTGAGGATAAACCACGATATGTTATG GGTGTTGGTTATCCACTGGATATTGTAGTTTGCAGCGCCTTGGGTGCTGACATGTACGACTGTGTTTATCCAACCCGTACAGCTCGCTTTGGCACAGCTCTTGTAACAGAG GGAGTATTGAAACTAAAACACAATGTGATGGCTGATGATACTCGCCCAATTGATCCTACGTGTGCTTGTATG GTGTGCAAAAATTATACTAGAGCCTACATTCATTGCCTTGTTACAAAAGATGCTATGGGCTCTCAGCTTCTATCATATCACAACCTGTTTTACATGATGAAG CTTAGCAGAGACTTACACTCCTCAATAATCGAAGGAAGATTTCCACA GTTCGTGTGCGATTTTCTGCGGAAGATGGTAGTCCTTTAtgcctttttctctctttgtcaCATTCACCATGTGATAAGTGTAGTTACGGGCATCTTTGTTTACTTGAGGGAGCTGAGTTGTTGGGGTCAGGGGATGAGTGGTTCCATGATTGTGTTTGTCAGTATTCGGTAG
- the LOC107420738 gene encoding uncharacterized protein LOC107420738 isoform X2, with protein sequence MALRFEVLGRFNRARAANLTLPHFLCQTPLFMPVGTQGTIKGLTTNQLEEIGCQIILGNTYHLALRPTSELIDELGGLHKFMNWPRALLTDSGGFQMVSLLHLADITEKGVTFQSPVDGKPMLLTPEESIQIQNRIGADIIMALDDVVKTTITGPRIEEAMYRTLRWIDRCIAAHKRPNEQNLFGIVQGGLDPVLRDICVRGLVDRNLPGYAIGGLAGGEDKDSFWRVVAQCTAALPEDKPRYVMGVGYPLDIVVCSALGADMYDCVYPTRTARFGTALVTEGVLKLKHNVMADDTRPIDPTCACMVCKNYTRAYIHCLVTKDAMGSQLLSYHNLFYMMKLSRDLHSSIIEGRFPQFVCDFLRKMFPKGDVPEWVCNAMEVAGIDISSCCAPFISSQE encoded by the exons GGACAATAAAGGGGTTAACAACCAACCAGCTTGAGGAGATCGGTTGCCAGATAATACTTGGGAACACATATCATTTGGCACTTCGTCCTACTTCCGAGCTTATTGATGAATTAGGGGGTCTGCACAAATTTATGAACTGGCCAAGAGCATTGCTTACTGACTCCGGTGGCTTTCAGATG GTATCATTATTGCATTTAGCTGATATCACTGAAAAGGGTGTAACGTTTCAG TCGCCAGTTGATGGAAAACCAATGCTCTTGACGCCTGAGGAATCGATTCAAATCCAA AACAGAATTGGAGCAGATATTATAATGGCTCTTGATGATGTAGTCAAAACCACCATTACTGGTCCAAGAATTGAGGAGGCCATGTATCGCACTCTACGATGGATAGACAGATGTATAGCAG CTCACAAGAGGCCAAATGAGCAAAACTTATTTGGTATTGTACAAGGTGGTTTGGATCCTGTATTGAG AGATATTTGTGTTAGAGGCTTGGTAGATCGGAATTTGCCCGG CTATGCCATTGGTGGTCTTGCAGGTGGTGAAGATAAAGATTCATTTTGGCGTGTTGTTGCCCAGTGCACTGCTGCATTACCTGAGGATAAACCACGATATGTTATG GGTGTTGGTTATCCACTGGATATTGTAGTTTGCAGCGCCTTGGGTGCTGACATGTACGACTGTGTTTATCCAACCCGTACAGCTCGCTTTGGCACAGCTCTTGTAACAGAG GGAGTATTGAAACTAAAACACAATGTGATGGCTGATGATACTCGCCCAATTGATCCTACGTGTGCTTGTATG GTGTGCAAAAATTATACTAGAGCCTACATTCATTGCCTTGTTACAAAAGATGCTATGGGCTCTCAGCTTCTATCATATCACAACCTGTTTTACATGATGAAG CTTAGCAGAGACTTACACTCCTCAATAATCGAAGGAAGATTTCCACA GTTCGTGTGCGATTTTCTGCGGAAGATG TTCCCTAAAGGCGATGTCCCTGAATGGGTCTGCAATGCCATGGAGGTTGCTGGAATTGATATATCTTCATGCTGTGCTCCATTTATTTCATCCCAAGAGTAA
- the LOC107420738 gene encoding uncharacterized protein LOC107420738 isoform X4, with protein sequence MNWPRALLTDSGGFQMVSLLHLADITEKGVTFQSPVDGKPMLLTPEESIQIQNRIGADIIMALDDVVKTTITGPRIEEAMYRTLRWIDRCIAAHKRPNEQNLFGIVQGGLDPVLRDICVRGLVDRNLPGYAIGGLAGGEDKDSFWRVVAQCTAALPEDKPRYVMGVGYPLDIVVCSALGADMYDCVYPTRTARFGTALVTEGVLKLKHNVMADDTRPIDPTCACMVCKNYTRAYIHCLVTKDAMGSQLLSYHNLFYMMKLSRDLHSSIIEGRFPQFVCDFLRKMVVLYAFFSLCHIHHVISVVTGIFVYLRELSCWGQGMSGSMIVFVSIR encoded by the exons ATGAACTGGCCAAGAGCATTGCTTACTGACTCCGGTGGCTTTCAGATG GTATCATTATTGCATTTAGCTGATATCACTGAAAAGGGTGTAACGTTTCAG TCGCCAGTTGATGGAAAACCAATGCTCTTGACGCCTGAGGAATCGATTCAAATCCAA AACAGAATTGGAGCAGATATTATAATGGCTCTTGATGATGTAGTCAAAACCACCATTACTGGTCCAAGAATTGAGGAGGCCATGTATCGCACTCTACGATGGATAGACAGATGTATAGCAG CTCACAAGAGGCCAAATGAGCAAAACTTATTTGGTATTGTACAAGGTGGTTTGGATCCTGTATTGAG AGATATTTGTGTTAGAGGCTTGGTAGATCGGAATTTGCCCGG CTATGCCATTGGTGGTCTTGCAGGTGGTGAAGATAAAGATTCATTTTGGCGTGTTGTTGCCCAGTGCACTGCTGCATTACCTGAGGATAAACCACGATATGTTATG GGTGTTGGTTATCCACTGGATATTGTAGTTTGCAGCGCCTTGGGTGCTGACATGTACGACTGTGTTTATCCAACCCGTACAGCTCGCTTTGGCACAGCTCTTGTAACAGAG GGAGTATTGAAACTAAAACACAATGTGATGGCTGATGATACTCGCCCAATTGATCCTACGTGTGCTTGTATG GTGTGCAAAAATTATACTAGAGCCTACATTCATTGCCTTGTTACAAAAGATGCTATGGGCTCTCAGCTTCTATCATATCACAACCTGTTTTACATGATGAAG CTTAGCAGAGACTTACACTCCTCAATAATCGAAGGAAGATTTCCACA GTTCGTGTGCGATTTTCTGCGGAAGATGGTAGTCCTTTAtgcctttttctctctttgtcaCATTCACCATGTGATAAGTGTAGTTACGGGCATCTTTGTTTACTTGAGGGAGCTGAGTTGTTGGGGTCAGGGGATGAGTGGTTCCATGATTGTGTTTGTCAGTATTCGGTAG
- the LOC107420758 gene encoding homeobox-leucine zipper protein ATHB-6 isoform X1, which translates to MKRFSSSDSLGALISICPPKDHAGLVNIEERKVKESHGYSKEFQAMLDSLDQEDSVEEFTGKKRRLSSDQVKALERNFEIENKLEPERKAKLAEELGLQPRQVAIWFQNRRARWKTKQLERDYNLLKTNYDALNINYENLRQQNEALNEKIRQLKAKVCRESAESNPSVKEEESPTSRCEIESSTALDHRKNSDVQDNSDKTGSEMYGNMKLFKDGSSDSDSNGIIIMKEESNANFSLGLNGSFSSSNSATTNWFQISESRPSSFHPVKVCQTQFMRMEENGLFSNEESCNFFSVDQAPTLHWYFPEQ; encoded by the exons ATGAAGAGGTTCAGTAGCTCAGATTCCTTGGGTGCTCTTATCTCCATCTGCCCACCAAAAG ATCATGCAGGCCTTGTTAATATTGAGGagagaaaagtaaaagaaagtCATGGTTATAGCAAAGAATTCCAGGCAATGTTGGACAGTTTAGACCAAGAAGACTCTGTGGAAGAATTCACTGGCAAGAAAAGGAGATTAAGCTCTGATCAAGTTAAGGCCCTCGAGAGGAACTTTGAGATTGAAAACAAGTTAGAGCCAGAGAGAAAAGCTAAATTAGCAGAGGAATTGGGCTTGCAACCAAGGCAAGTAGCTATTTGGTTCCAAAACCGAAGAGCTCGTTGGAAGACTAAGCAATTGGAGAGAGATTACAACCTCTTGAAAACCAACTATGACGCTCTGAATATCAACTATGAAAATCTTCGGCAACAAAATGAAGCTCTAAATGAAAAG aTTAGACAGTTGAAAGCAAAAGTATGCAGAGAGAGTGCAGAGAGCAATCCATCTGTCAAAGAAGAAGAATCACCAACTTCGAGGTGTGAGATCGAAAGCAGTACAGCTTTGGATCACAGAAAGAACAGTGATGTTCAGGACAATAGCGACAAGACAGGATCTGAAATGTATGGAAATATGAAGCTGTTCAAAGATGGGTCATCTGATAGTGATTCAAATGGAATTATCATCATGAAGGAAGAGAGCAACGCTAACTTCTCCCTTGGACTTAATGGGtcattttcttcatcaaattcagcAACAACAAATTGGTTTCAGATTTCAGAATCCAGACCATCATCATTCCACCCAGTTAAAGTTTGTCAAACCCAGTTCATGAGGATGGAAGAGAATGGTCTTTTTAGTAATGAAGAGTCTTGCAA
- the LOC107420758 gene encoding homeobox-leucine zipper protein ATHB-6 isoform X2 codes for MKRFSSSDSLGALISICPPKGLVNIEERKVKESHGYSKEFQAMLDSLDQEDSVEEFTGKKRRLSSDQVKALERNFEIENKLEPERKAKLAEELGLQPRQVAIWFQNRRARWKTKQLERDYNLLKTNYDALNINYENLRQQNEALNEKIRQLKAKVCRESAESNPSVKEEESPTSRCEIESSTALDHRKNSDVQDNSDKTGSEMYGNMKLFKDGSSDSDSNGIIIMKEESNANFSLGLNGSFSSSNSATTNWFQISESRPSSFHPVKVCQTQFMRMEENGLFSNEESCNFFSVDQAPTLHWYFPEQ; via the exons ATGAAGAGGTTCAGTAGCTCAGATTCCTTGGGTGCTCTTATCTCCATCTGCCCACCAAAAG GCCTTGTTAATATTGAGGagagaaaagtaaaagaaagtCATGGTTATAGCAAAGAATTCCAGGCAATGTTGGACAGTTTAGACCAAGAAGACTCTGTGGAAGAATTCACTGGCAAGAAAAGGAGATTAAGCTCTGATCAAGTTAAGGCCCTCGAGAGGAACTTTGAGATTGAAAACAAGTTAGAGCCAGAGAGAAAAGCTAAATTAGCAGAGGAATTGGGCTTGCAACCAAGGCAAGTAGCTATTTGGTTCCAAAACCGAAGAGCTCGTTGGAAGACTAAGCAATTGGAGAGAGATTACAACCTCTTGAAAACCAACTATGACGCTCTGAATATCAACTATGAAAATCTTCGGCAACAAAATGAAGCTCTAAATGAAAAG aTTAGACAGTTGAAAGCAAAAGTATGCAGAGAGAGTGCAGAGAGCAATCCATCTGTCAAAGAAGAAGAATCACCAACTTCGAGGTGTGAGATCGAAAGCAGTACAGCTTTGGATCACAGAAAGAACAGTGATGTTCAGGACAATAGCGACAAGACAGGATCTGAAATGTATGGAAATATGAAGCTGTTCAAAGATGGGTCATCTGATAGTGATTCAAATGGAATTATCATCATGAAGGAAGAGAGCAACGCTAACTTCTCCCTTGGACTTAATGGGtcattttcttcatcaaattcagcAACAACAAATTGGTTTCAGATTTCAGAATCCAGACCATCATCATTCCACCCAGTTAAAGTTTGTCAAACCCAGTTCATGAGGATGGAAGAGAATGGTCTTTTTAGTAATGAAGAGTCTTGCAA